The sequence below is a genomic window from Mercenaria mercenaria strain notata chromosome 14, MADL_Memer_1, whole genome shotgun sequence.
ATTTTCCATAGACTGCCGAAACTTACGCTCCCTACTTTCAACGGGGATATTTTACGTTGGCAAACGTTCTGGGACTCATTCGAATCCACCATACATCTAAATTATAATCTAACTGATGTGCAAAAGTTCAGCTACTTGCAATCTCAGCTTGAATCTGAAGCAGCCAATACTATTGAAGGTTTTACGCTGACCAATGCCAATTATGCTCGAGCGATAGATTTACTGAAAGAAAGGTATGGTCGCCGACAAAAAATTACCCACGCCACTATGCAAGCCCTTCTTCAGCTTCCAGCCCCGACAAATAGTATCCATAGCTTGCGCAGTTTCTACGATAAGATGGAATCGTATATCCGTAGTCTAGTGTCCAATGGTCAGTATCAGGACACGTACGGCAACTTACTAGTTCCCATAATATTAGATAAGTTACCAGGAGAAGTACGACGTAACCTAGCCCGAGAGCACGGCGACGGTGACTGGCAGTTACTAGATCTACGCAAGGCAATATCCAGGGAAATAAACATATTAGATACAGGCGGTCCTATAAGTCATCAGCCGGAAGTAGACATGTATGGGTCAACAGCTTCGTTTTATACTGGTACAAAGACGAAACGAACTGCGCCAGTTTCTTCCAACCCCATGATTCCCCCTAAAAGATCACACAGAAACCCAGTAAAGTGTGCCTTCTGTCAGGAATCACACAGTTCCATAGATTGTACCAAGTACCCTGACGTCGCATCCAGACTAGCCGTCGTAAAAAAGAATCGACTATGCTTCAACTGTCTTGGTTCACACATGATGTCCAGATGCAAGTCACGTCGTACATGCCAGAAGTGCCACAAGAAGCATCACACAAGTATTTGCCAGCCAGAAAACGCCCCGCAACATACTAGACCTACACAGACTCACAGTGACCCAAAGGCACCAGCTCAAGCGTCCTATCCCCAACCGGAAGTTACGGTGCACGCATCATCAACCCAAAAATCTCTATCCGGAGTTTTACTGAAGACAGCCATCGCCCCTATATGTTCCAGAGAAAACCATTCTTTAGACGTTACTATCCTATTTGATGAAGGATCACAACAATCGTACATAACACAGTCGTTAGCGTAAGAATTACAACTGCGATGGGAAACAACCGAGACAATTTGTTTGTCGGCATTTGGAGGGAGGAGTGACGGAGTTCAGCACCTTGATACCACTACGGTCTACCTGATAACAGATTCTAAGCAAAAGATCCCTATCAAAACTATTATTGTCCCGACCATAGCAAATCCCATTACTAATCACCTGAAAGATTCCACGGTTAATTTACCATACTTACGTGGTCTTAAGTTAGCCCATCCAGTGAGCAGTGACAGTTGTTTTAACATATCCCTACTCATCGGCGCTGATTTCTACTGGGATATTGTTGAAGATGAGGTACGACGTGGAGATGGTCCCACGGCAGTAAAGTCCAAGATTGGCTACCTATTATCCGGACGCTTACCTGATTCGACCTCCAGAGATTCTACCCAGCATGCACTGAACGTTATCACTTCCTGTGCAGATGAAGTCCACAGCCTAGAGAAATTCTGGAAGCTAGAGGGTATGGGGATCGCCGATAGTACCGATGACGAGAAGATCACAGACTGCCTTGAGAATTATCAGCAGAATGCCATTCAGTATAGTAATGGAAGATACACTGCCCAGTTACCTTGGAAACAAGACCACCCTCCACTTCCCACAAACTACCAGATTACCAAACGCAGAACCGAGAACACTATCAGGCGACTAAGTGCAGAGCCAGAGATACTGCAGAAGTATGGCGAGATCATCGCAGAACAGGAAAGAAGAGGCTTTATAGAGAAAGTTGACGAAGATTCCCAGACAACAAGAGTGCACTACATACCCCATCACCCAGTGAAAAAGGATTCCTCTACCACCCCCATCAGAATTGTGTATGATTGCAGCTGCCGAAAATCCCGTGATGAGCCGTCCCTGAATGATTGCCTAGAATCAACCCCGCCCATCCTGAACGATTTGACTTCCCTTCTAACCCGATTCCGGTACAACAGATACGCAGTTACCACAGACATTGAAAAGGCTTTTCTTCACGTGGGCCTGCACGAGAGTGACAGAGATGTTACGAGATTCCTATGGCTACAGAACACTAACGATCCCTGCAGTCCCTTGATTACCTATCGCTTTAAAGTTGTGCTATTCGGCGCTACATGTTTGCCATTCATGCTGAATGCGACCCTCCTCAAGAACCTACGTTTGAACCCGAGCCTCAAAGCAGCTACCATTATAGAGCGAGACCTCTACGTAGACAACGTAGTATCCAGCTTTACAAATGAATTAGACCTCTTGAACTACTTCTGGGAATCCAGAACACTGATGTACAACGCCGGCATGAATCTACGTTCCTGGACCTCTAACAGCGACAATTTACGTCATACCGCAAGTACCGTCGGCGTACTCGATAGTGATGAGTTTACCAAGGTCCTAGGCTTACGTTGGAATCCCACTAGTGACATGCTGTCATTTCCTCCAAGAGTTATTCCCCAACTTGACAAAGTGACAAAGAGAGCAGTCTTGAAGTATACATCCAGAATTTATGATCCACTAGGCCTGCTTAGCCCTGTAACCATCAGAACCAAGATTCTACTACAAGATCTATGGAAGAAGAGTTATGACTGAGATGTCCCGTTACCAGAAGATATACAGCACATATATGGCATACCCTTAGCCTCGATTTGAATTCCGCACAGACCATGACCTTCCCCAGATTACTGCTGTCTACCGCTAGTTCCGGAGTTGACAAGACCTCAGGGCAGTTACACGTGTTTGTAGACGCCAGTATGGCACCATATGGAGCCGCAGCGTACATCTGCAATAGCACCGACGCACGACTTGTCATGGCGAAGAATCGAGTGGCACCCCTCAAGAAACTCACACTACCACAACTAGAATTGATGGCTGCCTTGATTGGTGCAAGACTAGGTTCCCATCTACAGAAGTCGCTCATAGTCACAGACATTAGATATTGGTCCGACAGCCAGATCGTCCTAAACTGGTTGAAGTCATCGAAACCTACCAAGAGATTTATTACCAACCGAGATATCTAACTTAACCCCAGGGTCGTCATGGAGATATTGCCCAACAGATAGTAACCCAGCGGATCTACTTACCCGAGGCATCACTGCAGATAAGTTCCTGAGTAGCAGTCTAGGGAGTACCGGTCCCTCCTGGTTATGTGACACTAGTACGTGGCCTACTTGGGATTCTACACAGGCATTAATGCAGACGACCAGTGAAGAGCAGACGACATTAGTTGATTATTCTAACATACTCGCCAACCAGCAGACGACATCTAGCCAAGACATTAGCATACTCCAGTTGATTGACATAACCAGATTCAGCAAATACAGCAAGCTCCTTCGTGTTACGGCCTACGTACGACGATTCGTATACAATTGTCGAACTACTCAACATAGAATGTTAGGTGTTCTGTCCACACAAGAACTACAAGATGCTGAGCAAATGTTATTGCGAGATTGCCAGGAAACCGCTTATCCAGATGAAGTTACCTACCTGAAGTCCCCTACGTCCCGCATACCTCGTCCAACGCTTGTGAATAAACTACAGTTGTTTCAAGACGGTAATGGCCTACTTCGATGTGGCGGGAGAATCCAGAATGCCCCTAATGCTGAATCAACGAAGTTTCCTTACTTATTGCCTAAGAAACACCTACTTACCCGCTTAATTGTACAGAACGCCCATGAGAAATACCTGCATGCCGGAACGAACGCTACAGTAACCAACATTCGTCAGAAGTATTGGATACCGGCCATTAGACAGTGTGTGAACGCCATAACCCGTAAGTGCGTGACATGCAGACGAGTCACCGGGAGACCCTACAGTGCCCCTGATCCACCACCGTTGCCAAAGATACGAGTTGAAAATGCACCTCCATTCACAGTCACAGGTGTTGACTTTACCGGAGCCATCCAAACTAAGAACAATACAGGAACCAAATCAAAGGCATACATAATTATGATCTCTCATCAAATGAAGCAATGAATTACTTCTGGCATGAAGGAGAGGGAGAGCTGAATGCAAATGTGTTCGCATCATGTGTAATTGATTACTTAGATAGTATAGACATATCGAACATCACacatattataatatatagcGATGGCTGTACCTATCAAAATAGAAACTGCACAATGGCCAATGCGTTACTTCTTTGGGCGGCGAAGAATAATATAGTAGTCTATCAGAAATATTTAGAGCGTGGACACACGCAAATGGAGTGTGATTCCGTTCACTCcgtcatagaaagaaagatacGTAAGCTACCAATCTACGTACCTCAGATGTATGTCGACAACATTGAACTCGCTAAAACAGCTAATCCCAaatataaagtgaaatatctGGACCATAAATTCTTTAACGACTACGAAAACTATTACACAACCATTAGGCCTGGAACTGGTGTAGGGGCCTCTACAGTGACTGATATAAGAGTGTTAAAGTACAACACAGATGGAAAAATTGAATATAAACTGAATCACAGCGACACAGCGTTTCTTGAAATACCAAGAGCCAGAACTAATAGAACACGAGAAGTATCAGTTTTAGATGTACCAAACAAGCTCTACAGAAATAGCATCCCTATCAAGAAAGGAAAGTACCAGCATGTAATGCAACTTAAATCAGTCATCCCGAGAGATTTTCATGGTTTTATGACAATATCCCGCATGTAATGTGACCTAACTCTTTGTTGGAAGTGAACTTACTTTTTATTACATGACGGTATGCTTTAGAAATTATATCTGACAGCTCAAAATACCTCTAGGATCATGGTTTGGAGTTTGACGCAATATTGTATAAGGTATATCGTAAATTATGCAGCTGAAATGATCTGTCTAGTTTCGATGTTTCATGGCAGAAAagtgtcatttaaatgtttgtaaaaggTTGCCCTTGATCAGGCAAATACGACACAGTGAATTTTAGAGTGCGTTTTGCAGAATATGTAGATTGATTTTAACATTACCGTTGCATAATTATTAGTGTTGAATGTAATGATTCATAATGTTTCTTGTTAATATCTTTTGTCTTGAAAAAGAATCATTGATTACTGAAGTTACTCTTAATTATGAGAACCATCATTATATACGAATTTTAATGATAACACAATGTTAAAAAGGCTCATTAGCTTGGCTGCATTCTACATTTTAGATATCAAAGATATCTAAAATAATCATAATGTGTGGTTTGGTTGCTATTTCACATGCTGCCGACTCATTAAACAGTATTAGATTTAGAGCTACATATTAGTGAATTTGAATGTTTACTTTAAAAGAAATTAGTCATGTCAGGTTgttaacatgtttattattttagCACATTTGATCGTGCATGTTGttcattgataaaaatatttggaaataccAATTCCATTTGTACAACATGCAATATTCACTACAATTCCAAAATTATTGCTGTTCAAATATGATAACGTTGGGTTTTGGTATTATATACCAAAATTTTTGCCATCTTGTTTACTTTTCTGTCTTAACAGTTATTGTTGGTGcatattgatttgattttaaaccgTTGTTTAAAAACAACAAGCTGTTGAAATTTCAATCGTTTTTCATAAAAACCATTACATTGAGAGTTGAAGATGGACCCCCGTGTTCGTTGATTTATCTATCATGGTGTTCAAATACTAGTACATAGACATAGcaacacatttatgttaattgcTCACAAGTTGTGgtttgtatttcatttctttattttagtGACAATAAAGTTTACTGTTTCGATTTAGCTCTTGCTGCTTTTACCGATCAATCTAAGACTCTGACAGATGTCCAAACAGTATTCCGATTGGAAATGATTGCAGTCATAAGATAAAGTAAAGACGAAGTTCATCgaccaaaataatttaaaagtcttCATAATTCCAGAACAATGTCATGTGATTGTAAACTTCATTAGTGAGTCAATATGGAAGGAATAGCGGTGAATTTATTATTACTTCGGCGAGTCTGATTTATCCCTGTGTCAATTCCAGAGATACCAAACTGTAGTTATGGTCTTTCAAATAACGTCTAGTTCGAAACATGACATTTTTAATGGAATCGCGGGAAAAGATTTAATAAAGGCAATGATTTAAAAAGAGTCTACATCTGATGAATACCTTAAATCAGTCTAAGTTCAAATTTAAATATACGTTCACAGGAAGAGCACAGAAAGTAACTTAATTATGAATTATCTGCTCACAAATTTACTCGAAAATGGCGTagcttgacaaaaaaaaatgcattttgctgTGTACTAAAATTTCGTTTTTGGCGAATCTCAAACGAATTTGGCACATCTCAGAATCTaccagatatttttttcatttgtttatgtAAAAGTGGCGTAACTCAAGCTTTGACTACAGGAACAGTAAAGCGTCACTTTTCAACATTTCTGCACATAAAGAAAGGTCTAAAATGTCACCATGCAAAGTTTCGGCTTCATTctgcaatttttgaaaaaagtatgatttttttttcttctcttgaaaAAAATGAGGTTGGCTTTTTTCGCGGGGAGGGGACGATATGTCTCTTCACATGCGCAGCTACACGAGCCATACATTTAGAAGTTGTCACCGACCTATcagaatatatacatttatgcaaGCGTTTAGAAGGTTTGTCAGCAGAAAGTCCCTTCCTAAAGTCATGATATCAGACAACGCTACGACATACCAGTCTGCTGCTACCAGTCTCAGAAAACTGTTCCAGTCTGCATCTATTAGAACATCACTGAGTGAAATGGGTACAGAATGGCGATTTATACCTAAGAGAGCTCCCTGGTACGGAGGATTCTGGGAAAGACTCATTGGCCTGACGAAGGTGACCCTTAAGAAGATTATTGGACGAGCGTACGTTACCCTGGAAACCCTTCAAACCATCACTACAGAGGCAGAGTGCATGATTAACAATCGACCGCTGACGCACGTTCCATCCAGTCCAGATGATCCTAGACCACTGACCCCAGCACACCTGTTGTATGGCCGCAAGACGACATCATTACCATATTCCAACGACATTGATGCCACTAACTGTGATGTAACGTCAGATCACACATCACTTACCAAGCGAGCCCGGATGCAGCAGACGCTAATAGACCACTTTCGGCGCAGATGGATGTCCGAGTACCTGACGGCTCTTCGTGAACACCACCAGAAGACAGGATGTAACGCCCAAACGATAAAAGTGGGTTACGTTGTACTAATCCATGACGACTCTCCGAGAATACGATGGAAACTTGGACTGGTAGACGAGTTACTCATTGGTATGGACGGGTTAACACGAGCAGTCAAACTTAGAACTACTACAGGTGTGACGTCACGACCAATCGTGAAGCTATACCCACTAGAAGTAGGAAGTGTACCCACCACAGACGACATCACTGACGATGTGTGAACTATAAACTAATGAACTTTCATATGTGATagcaatattcatgaacttttaAGTATTAATTCTGATACACGCGATTTATTGTGattaagtaattttctttaatgtgtaaagtatCATTTCGTGGCCCCGAGTATGTCGGGAATTGGCGCGCTTTAACGTAACGTAAACGTCAACGTCACATCCTtgcaatgttttgtatgtaacgtCATTATTAAAAAGGTATCGAACCTGGAACAGCGTCGTTATTGCTATATTCCACTATATCTAAGatacaggggcataatttgaacaatcttattagagATCCACTACTACCactgctacataccaaatatcaaaggcgtaGGCCTTGAACGTGTagaagattttttccctatataagtctatgttaaatttgtgaccctcagggcagggcctcttttcaccccaggggcataatttgaaaaattttggtagaggaccacaaggcaatgcaacataccaactatcaaaagcacatagctgtcaaggctccactaaggccacgagtgtgatcggGGTTCGAAGGGAAGGTTGTCCCTCGGGGTCTGGAAGGCAATGATCCCTAAAAGCCGGAAACGCCCTCACAtggaaaatttagatttttaacacaaaatagatATGGTTTTGAATAGTCTCCTTCCATGTTTACTTTTGGTGACatttattcatgcggtagaaataacacgttgcaccggtgaatgtaaaatctgttttatacGGTATGAAAACACCGTGTCAACGTCGCCTcgcatgtttgattcaataattttctacgaaaaaaacaattgattgcttTATTGCTTTAAAATGCGTGTGACCTTGAAAAGTAGGCGTGTGAGCGTGATCTAGGGCCGAAATGCGTGTGACACACGCgcaatgcgtgtgtcttgacaggtatgaaAGCATAGgcattgcagtttcaggcaagaagatctttaaagttttttcctatataagtctatgtaaaacttgagacccctggTGCAGGGCCTCTTTACACCCcggggttataatttgaacaattttggaagaaggccacaagaagatttttaaagtgttttttttccatatataagtatatataaaacttgtgacccccgggacggggtctcttttcaccccagggacacaatttgaacaaacttcatagaggaccattagataatgtcacatgccaaatatcaaggccctacGCCATGCGGTTTtggaaaaagaagatttttaaagtttttcctttcggttggctcggcaaccagaattctgcatggaattgaattctttgaacaattttgaaagggggccacccaagtctcattcctgtgaagtttggtgtaattctgccaagttttgaagaagaagatttttttagaaattgttgacggacccacgacggacgacagaccacagacattgagcagtcataaaagctcaccatgagcctttagcTAAAATGCTAATGaaggtattttaaagaaatttctatTACCGCCCTTGGAGGGAGATATTTTATCCTATTTTTGAGTGACATTAAGGAAAGCCCTTACTAAAGGAAAGGTGTGTCAAACAGAAGGTGCGTTTCAACATTTTCAATAGCAGGATATATTGTCTTTGCGTTTTGTTCTAAACCTGTATTACACCAGTGTTTTCTCCGCCCATTAGAAGACAGAGTCTTGGCGCTTCTTTACCCGGTTGACCGCGCTTAGTATCAACTCCATCCTACCCAGCAGCATTTAGGTAGTCATTCAACATCTTCACGGCGGAGTTAAAATTGtgattacattgaaataaaactaGCAAAGTTAAACATGCAGCCaatgtaaaaccttttaaaagTTATAAGTGCATTGAATAGATATTAATATTGCTGAACGTTAAtgaatttttgcatatttttgcaataaatatgCGCAAGACGGTTAATAAGATTTTGCGTCCTGAAATGAGGCGGATGACATGGTATATCACACAGTCGTATATGCAACTATCTACATTTAGCGACGTTTCTATTAAACGACCGCTTAAAAGCCCATCAAAAGCGTTTTACTATATAGATTTATCCCATTAAAGCACTTTTTCATTACTCGTCAACTGATTTCAGCAGGTACAATTTTCTACAAACGTATCTATTAATTAATGACGATATTGGATATCTTGTATTTATAGGATAATGAGAATTACAGTTATATCACAGtttaacataaaaacaatttGATTTATAACTATTTTACAACAATGTAAACATACCAGCACGCATGTAACACAGCACGCTCGAAGTAGGTCTTCATGGTATTGTATTACGGAACTGGAAGACTTCTTGAAAACACCGACCGGCTGGGTATGTAAATACTTCACAAATTTATTCATGATACAGTTATTATCACATATGTCCTTGTAATATGTTGTTTAAGTTAAACTTGTCCTCTTTAAATATAGTCAGCCTCGTCTTAATTTTCATTCTGACACCTGGTAACGAGTCATTAACTTCTTATTGTCTACGCACAGCTGGATGTTAATCGCCCTTCATTTTTACCTTCGCTTTCAGATGAAAATGGGACTATTTACGAAGAGAGAGATCAACGCCTTAAAGGAACATGAATATATTTCGGAGGGATCTTCCATTTGTGAACCGGTTATGCAAAAGTTATGGAACTTGTTATTTAGGATGGTTCCCGCGACTTTGGCGCCTAACTGCCTGACACTAGCTGGTCTCCTTACCAACATTTCAACAACAATGATAATGATTTATTACAATCCAGACGGAAACAAAGAggtaaattaattatatttttcttttacttttgtcCTAGCTGTAGctgtttgttttagaaatatacaCAATAATGACGTGGAGGGTTATACATCTGATGCCGTAAAAATACCGCAAAATTAAGATGACCGCTAATATGGCATTAAACCTAAAAtatttacaagttaaagcatagcaaaagttccttcaagggcatatctatataaatataaaatgatcatcttgtaaaattttggttgcaatgtctgttttatactgccaa
It includes:
- the LOC123538185 gene encoding uncharacterized protein LOC123538185, yielding MGIADSTDDEKITDCLENYQQNAIQYSNGRYTAQLPWKQDHPPLPTNYQITKRRTENTIRRLSAEPEILQKYGEIIAEQERRGFIEKVDEDSQTTRVHYIPHHPVKKDSSTTPIRIVYDCSCRKSRDEPSLNDCLESTPPILNDLTSLLTRFRYNRYAVTTDIEKAFLHVGLHESDRDVTRFLWLQNTNDPCSPLITYRFKVVLFGATCLPFMLNATLLKNLRLNPSLKAATIIERDLYVDNVVSSFTNELDLLNYFWESRTLMYNAGMNLRSWTSNSDNLRHTASTVGVLDSDEFTKVLGLRWNPTSDMLSFPPRVIPQLDKVTKRAVLKYTSRIYDPLGLLSPVTIRTKILLQDLWKKSYD
- the LOC128548208 gene encoding uncharacterized protein LOC128548208 codes for the protein MTFPRLLLSTASSGVDKTSGQLHVFVDASMAPYGAAAYICNSTDARLVMAKNRVAPLKKLTLPQLELMAALIGARLGSHLQKSLIVTDIRYWSDSQIVLNWLKSSKPTKRFITNRDI
- the LOC128548209 gene encoding uncharacterized protein LOC128548209 encodes the protein MQTTSEEQTTLVDYSNILANQQTTSSQDISILQLIDITRFSKYSKLLRVTAYVRRFVYNCRTTQHRMLGVLSTQELQDAEQMLLRDCQETAYPDEVTYLKSPTSRIPRPTLVNKLQLFQDGNGLLRCGGRIQNAPNAESTKFPYLLPKKHLLTRLIVQNAHEKYLHAGTNATVTNIRQKYWIPAIRQCVNAITRKCVTCRRVTGRPYSAPDPPPLPKIRVENAPPFTVTGVDFTGAIQTKNNTGTKSKAYIIMISHQMKQ
- the LOC128548210 gene encoding uncharacterized protein LOC128548210, coding for MSLHMRSYTSHTFRSCHRPIRIYTFMQAFRRFVSRKSLPKVMISDNATTYQSAATSLRKLFQSASIRTSLSEMGTEWRFIPKRAPWYGGFWERLIGLTKVTLKKIIGRAYVTLETLQTITTEAECMINNRPLTHVPSSPDDPRPLTPAHLLYGRKTTSLPYSNDIDATNCDVTSDHTSLTKRARMQQTLIDHFRRRWMSEYLTALREHHQKTGCNAQTIKVGYVVLIHDDSPRIRWKLGLVDELLIGMDGLTRAVKLRTTTGVTSRPIVKLYPLEVGSVPTTDDITDDV